One window of the Gambusia affinis linkage group LG13, SWU_Gaff_1.0, whole genome shotgun sequence genome contains the following:
- the unc5b gene encoding netrin receptor UNC5B isoform X2, whose product MRDLRMQRDQIAGPLVLLLVVCGFVASGTENSDYSEAEVLPDSFPSAPAEPLPEFLLEPEDAFIVKNRPVQLRCRASPATQIYFKCNGEWVNQNDHVTRESLDQLTGLVVREVDISVSRTQVEELFGLEDYWCQCVAWSSAGTTKSNRAYVRIAYLRKNFEQEPLGREVRLEQEVLLQCRPPEGMPAAEVDWLKNEDIIDPSQDSNFLITIDHDLIIKQARLSDTANYTCVARNVVARRRSSTATLIVYVSGGWSSWTEWSECNARCGRGWQRRTRSCTNPAPLNGGIFCEGPPVQRVTCTTLCPVDGGWTEWAKWSACGTECTHWRSRECQAPPPINGGKHCSGSMMESKNCTEGLCARTLSPGMGVAVYTGLVVALLLTVVMALGVGVLAYRRRCRHLHGDITDSSSALTAAFHPGNYKAPRQDNPLHPSAPPDLTATAGAFRGPLFSLPQGINDSPHKIPMTTSPLLDPLPSLKIKVYNSSTLSSVELPADMGVGDGEILSLKSVGTVGREREFHSHTLSREPGLSTSATLGHLGGRLTIPNTGVSLLVPPGTIPQGKFYEMYLIINKWDKTTLPSEGSQTVLSPVVSCGPSSMLLNRPVVLTLPHCAQLDTPTPDWTLTLKTQTHQGAWEEVLTVGEETLSSPCYLQLEEECCHVLMEQLGTYGLVGQSCPPRPACKRLQLALFAPRAPCLSLDYSLRIYCIHDTPHALKEVLDLERSLGGVLLEDPKSLFFKDSYHNLRLSIHDIPHNHWRSKLLAKYQEIPFYHIWSGSQRPLHCTFSLERASLAVSQLTCKICVRQVEGEGQIFQLHTDIQETLPPHSPLPSGSTCLPSSQVGPYAFRLPDSIRQKICASLDAPSARGCDWRLLARSLGFDRYLNYFATKPSPTGVLLDLWEACHQGDADLVSLATALEEMGKSEVLVVMTTDGDC is encoded by the exons agaACAGTGACTACAGTGAAGCAGAGGTTCTGCCCGACTCCTTCCCATCAGCTCCAGCGGAGCCCCTGCCGGAGTTCCTGCTGGAACCCGAAGACGCCTTCATCGTGAAGAACCGTCCGGTCCAGCTGCGCTGCCGGGCGTCGCCGGCCACCCAGATCTACTTCAAATGTAACGGCGAGTGGGTCAATCAGAACGACCACGTCACCAGGGAGAGCCTGGACCAGCTCACAG GTCTGGTGGTGAGGGAAGTGGACATCTCCGTGTCGCGGACCCAGGTGGAGGAGCTGTTCGGCCTGGAGGACTACTGGTGCCAGTGTGTGGCCTGGAGCTCGGCTGGCACCACCAAAAGCAACCGTGCCTACGTTCGCATTGCAT ACCTGAGGAAGAACTTCGAGCAGGAGCCCCTCGGGAGGGAAGTGCGGCTGGAGCAGGAGGTGCTGCTGCAGTGTCGGCCCCCGGAGGGCATGCCTGCTGCGGAG GTGGACTGGCTGAAGAACGAGGATATCATTGATCCGTCACAGGATTCCAATTTCCTGATCACTATTGATCACGACCTGATCATCAAACAGGCCAGACTCTCAGACACGGCAAACTACACGTGTGTGGCAAGAAATGTGGTGGCCAGACGGCGGAGCAGCACAGCCACTCTCATTGTTTATG TTAGCGGAGGTTGGTCTTCTTGGACTGAATGGTCAGAGTGTAACGCTCGGTGTGGGCGTGGCTGGCAACGTCGTACACGCAGCTGCACCAATCCGGCCCCTCTGAACGGAGGAATCTTCTGTGAGGGCCCACCGGTGCAGAGAGTAACTTGCACCACACTGTGCCCAG TGGACGGAGGCTGGACAGAGTGGGCAAAGTGGTCCGCCTGTGGGACAGAGTGCACCCACTGGCGCAGTCGCGAGTGCCAAGCCCCACCGCCAATAAATGGAGGAAAGCACTGTAGCGGAAGCATGATGGAGAGCAAAAACTGCACTGAGGGCCTTTGTGCAAGaa CGTTGTCTCCTGGTATGGGTGTAGCGGTGTACACAGGCCTGGTGGTAGCCTTGCTGCTGACGGTGGTCATGGCTCTTGGTGTGGGTGTGTTGGCGTATCGCCGCCGATGTCGCCATCTCCACGGAGACATCACAGACTCTTCATCTGCTCTTACTGCAGCGTTTCATCCTGGCAACTACAAGGCTCCCAGGCAGG ATAATCCTCTGCACCCCTCGGCTCCTCCGGATTTGACAGCGACAGCCGGTGCTTTCCGCGGACCGCTCTTCTCCCTGCCTCAGGGCATCAATGACAGCCCCCACAAAATCCCCATGACCACCTCCCCCCTGCTGGACCCGCTCCCCAGCCTCAAAATCAAGGTGTACAACTCGTCCACTCTGTCCTCCGTGGAGCTCCCGGCTGATATGGGTGTTGGCGACGGCGAAATCCTGAGCCTGAAGTCGGTGGGCACCGTGGGCCGAGAGCGAGAGTTTCACAGTCACACACTGTCCAGAGAGCCGGGGCTGAGCACCAGCGCCACGCTGGGACATCTGGGCGGACGGCTTACCATCCCCAACACGG GTGTGAGCCTGCTGGTCCCGCCTGGCACAATCCCTCAGGGGAAGTTCTACGAGATGTACCTCATTATTAACAAGTGGGACAAAACAAC GTTACCCTCAGAGGGGAGCCAGACTGTGCTAAGTCCCGTGGTGAGCTGTGGTCCATCAAGTATGCTGCTGAACCGTCCTGTTGTCCTGACGCTCCCCCACTGCGCTCAGCTGGACACGCCTACGCCCGACTGGACCCTCACGCTCAAAACGCAAACGCACCAGGGAGCATGGGAG GAGGTGCTGACAGTCGGGGAGGAGACTTTGTCATCTCCTTGCTacctgcagctggaggaggaatgCTGCCATGTCCTCATGGAGCAGCTGGGAACGTACGGCCTGGTGGGTCAGTCCTGCCCTCCACGGCCGGCCTGCAAACGCCTGCAGCTGGCTCTGTTCGCTCCCCGCGCACCATGCCTCTCCCTGGACTACAGCCTGCGTATCTACTGCATCCACGACACGCCACACGCTCTCAAG GAAGTTCTGGATCTGGAGAGGAGTCTGGGTGGAGTTTTACTAGAAGATCCGAAGTCGCTGTTCTTCAAAGACAGCTACCACAACCTCCGCCTGTCCATCCACGACATTCCTCACAACCACTGGAGGAGCAAACTTTTGGCCAAATACCAG GAGATCCCTTTCTATCACATTTGGAGTGGCAGCCAGAGACCTCTACACTGCACCTTCAGCCTGGAGCGAGCCAGCCTGGCCGTGTCGCAGCTCACCTGCAAGATCTGCGTCCGGCAGGTGGAAGGGGAGGGACAGATATTCCAGCTGCACACGGACATCCAGGAG ACTCTCCCACCTCACTCACCACTCCCGTCGGGAAGCACCTGCCTGCCTTCCTCTCAGGTGGGACCTTATGCCTTTCGCCTGCCCGACTCCATCCGACAGAAGATCTGCGCCAGCTTGGATGCTCCCAGCGCTCGAGGGTGCGACTGGAGACTTCTGGCTCGCAGTCTGGGCTTTGACAG GTATTTGAACTACTTCGCCACAAAGCCCAGCCCCACAGGTGTTCTGCTGGACTTGTGGGAAGCGTGTCACCAAGGTGACGCAGACCTGGTCTCTCTGGCGACGGCTCTGGAGGAGATGGGCAAAAGTGAAGTGCTGGTTGTCATGACAACAGATGGGGATTGTTGA
- the unc5b gene encoding netrin receptor UNC5B isoform X1: MRDLRMQRDQIAGPLVLLLVVCGFVASGTENSDYSEAEVLPDSFPSAPAEPLPEFLLEPEDAFIVKNRPVQLRCRASPATQIYFKCNGEWVNQNDHVTRESLDQLTGLVVREVDISVSRTQVEELFGLEDYWCQCVAWSSAGTTKSNRAYVRIAYLRKNFEQEPLGREVRLEQEVLLQCRPPEGMPAAEVDWLKNEDIIDPSQDSNFLITIDHDLIIKQARLSDTANYTCVARNVVARRRSSTATLIVYVSGGWSSWTEWSECNARCGRGWQRRTRSCTNPAPLNGGIFCEGPPVQRVTCTTLCPVDGGWTEWAKWSACGTECTHWRSRECQAPPPINGGKHCSGSMMESKNCTEGLCARNKKVSIEHASHPLSPGMGVAVYTGLVVALLLTVVMALGVGVLAYRRRCRHLHGDITDSSSALTAAFHPGNYKAPRQDNPLHPSAPPDLTATAGAFRGPLFSLPQGINDSPHKIPMTTSPLLDPLPSLKIKVYNSSTLSSVELPADMGVGDGEILSLKSVGTVGREREFHSHTLSREPGLSTSATLGHLGGRLTIPNTGVSLLVPPGTIPQGKFYEMYLIINKWDKTTLPSEGSQTVLSPVVSCGPSSMLLNRPVVLTLPHCAQLDTPTPDWTLTLKTQTHQGAWEEVLTVGEETLSSPCYLQLEEECCHVLMEQLGTYGLVGQSCPPRPACKRLQLALFAPRAPCLSLDYSLRIYCIHDTPHALKEVLDLERSLGGVLLEDPKSLFFKDSYHNLRLSIHDIPHNHWRSKLLAKYQEIPFYHIWSGSQRPLHCTFSLERASLAVSQLTCKICVRQVEGEGQIFQLHTDIQETLPPHSPLPSGSTCLPSSQVGPYAFRLPDSIRQKICASLDAPSARGCDWRLLARSLGFDRYLNYFATKPSPTGVLLDLWEACHQGDADLVSLATALEEMGKSEVLVVMTTDGDC, from the exons agaACAGTGACTACAGTGAAGCAGAGGTTCTGCCCGACTCCTTCCCATCAGCTCCAGCGGAGCCCCTGCCGGAGTTCCTGCTGGAACCCGAAGACGCCTTCATCGTGAAGAACCGTCCGGTCCAGCTGCGCTGCCGGGCGTCGCCGGCCACCCAGATCTACTTCAAATGTAACGGCGAGTGGGTCAATCAGAACGACCACGTCACCAGGGAGAGCCTGGACCAGCTCACAG GTCTGGTGGTGAGGGAAGTGGACATCTCCGTGTCGCGGACCCAGGTGGAGGAGCTGTTCGGCCTGGAGGACTACTGGTGCCAGTGTGTGGCCTGGAGCTCGGCTGGCACCACCAAAAGCAACCGTGCCTACGTTCGCATTGCAT ACCTGAGGAAGAACTTCGAGCAGGAGCCCCTCGGGAGGGAAGTGCGGCTGGAGCAGGAGGTGCTGCTGCAGTGTCGGCCCCCGGAGGGCATGCCTGCTGCGGAG GTGGACTGGCTGAAGAACGAGGATATCATTGATCCGTCACAGGATTCCAATTTCCTGATCACTATTGATCACGACCTGATCATCAAACAGGCCAGACTCTCAGACACGGCAAACTACACGTGTGTGGCAAGAAATGTGGTGGCCAGACGGCGGAGCAGCACAGCCACTCTCATTGTTTATG TTAGCGGAGGTTGGTCTTCTTGGACTGAATGGTCAGAGTGTAACGCTCGGTGTGGGCGTGGCTGGCAACGTCGTACACGCAGCTGCACCAATCCGGCCCCTCTGAACGGAGGAATCTTCTGTGAGGGCCCACCGGTGCAGAGAGTAACTTGCACCACACTGTGCCCAG TGGACGGAGGCTGGACAGAGTGGGCAAAGTGGTCCGCCTGTGGGACAGAGTGCACCCACTGGCGCAGTCGCGAGTGCCAAGCCCCACCGCCAATAAATGGAGGAAAGCACTGTAGCGGAAGCATGATGGAGAGCAAAAACTGCACTGAGGGCCTTTGTGCAAGaa ATAAAAAGGTCTCAATAGAACATGCGAGCCATC CGTTGTCTCCTGGTATGGGTGTAGCGGTGTACACAGGCCTGGTGGTAGCCTTGCTGCTGACGGTGGTCATGGCTCTTGGTGTGGGTGTGTTGGCGTATCGCCGCCGATGTCGCCATCTCCACGGAGACATCACAGACTCTTCATCTGCTCTTACTGCAGCGTTTCATCCTGGCAACTACAAGGCTCCCAGGCAGG ATAATCCTCTGCACCCCTCGGCTCCTCCGGATTTGACAGCGACAGCCGGTGCTTTCCGCGGACCGCTCTTCTCCCTGCCTCAGGGCATCAATGACAGCCCCCACAAAATCCCCATGACCACCTCCCCCCTGCTGGACCCGCTCCCCAGCCTCAAAATCAAGGTGTACAACTCGTCCACTCTGTCCTCCGTGGAGCTCCCGGCTGATATGGGTGTTGGCGACGGCGAAATCCTGAGCCTGAAGTCGGTGGGCACCGTGGGCCGAGAGCGAGAGTTTCACAGTCACACACTGTCCAGAGAGCCGGGGCTGAGCACCAGCGCCACGCTGGGACATCTGGGCGGACGGCTTACCATCCCCAACACGG GTGTGAGCCTGCTGGTCCCGCCTGGCACAATCCCTCAGGGGAAGTTCTACGAGATGTACCTCATTATTAACAAGTGGGACAAAACAAC GTTACCCTCAGAGGGGAGCCAGACTGTGCTAAGTCCCGTGGTGAGCTGTGGTCCATCAAGTATGCTGCTGAACCGTCCTGTTGTCCTGACGCTCCCCCACTGCGCTCAGCTGGACACGCCTACGCCCGACTGGACCCTCACGCTCAAAACGCAAACGCACCAGGGAGCATGGGAG GAGGTGCTGACAGTCGGGGAGGAGACTTTGTCATCTCCTTGCTacctgcagctggaggaggaatgCTGCCATGTCCTCATGGAGCAGCTGGGAACGTACGGCCTGGTGGGTCAGTCCTGCCCTCCACGGCCGGCCTGCAAACGCCTGCAGCTGGCTCTGTTCGCTCCCCGCGCACCATGCCTCTCCCTGGACTACAGCCTGCGTATCTACTGCATCCACGACACGCCACACGCTCTCAAG GAAGTTCTGGATCTGGAGAGGAGTCTGGGTGGAGTTTTACTAGAAGATCCGAAGTCGCTGTTCTTCAAAGACAGCTACCACAACCTCCGCCTGTCCATCCACGACATTCCTCACAACCACTGGAGGAGCAAACTTTTGGCCAAATACCAG GAGATCCCTTTCTATCACATTTGGAGTGGCAGCCAGAGACCTCTACACTGCACCTTCAGCCTGGAGCGAGCCAGCCTGGCCGTGTCGCAGCTCACCTGCAAGATCTGCGTCCGGCAGGTGGAAGGGGAGGGACAGATATTCCAGCTGCACACGGACATCCAGGAG ACTCTCCCACCTCACTCACCACTCCCGTCGGGAAGCACCTGCCTGCCTTCCTCTCAGGTGGGACCTTATGCCTTTCGCCTGCCCGACTCCATCCGACAGAAGATCTGCGCCAGCTTGGATGCTCCCAGCGCTCGAGGGTGCGACTGGAGACTTCTGGCTCGCAGTCTGGGCTTTGACAG GTATTTGAACTACTTCGCCACAAAGCCCAGCCCCACAGGTGTTCTGCTGGACTTGTGGGAAGCGTGTCACCAAGGTGACGCAGACCTGGTCTCTCTGGCGACGGCTCTGGAGGAGATGGGCAAAAGTGAAGTGCTGGTTGTCATGACAACAGATGGGGATTGTTGA
- the unc5b gene encoding netrin receptor UNC5B isoform X3, producing MRDLRMQRDQIAGPLVLLLVVCGFVASGTENSDYSEAEVLPDSFPSAPAEPLPEFLLEPEDAFIVKNRPVQLRCRASPATQIYFKCNGEWVNQNDHVTRESLDQLTGLVVREVDISVSRTQVEELFGLEDYWCQCVAWSSAGTTKSNRAYVRIAYLRKNFEQEPLGREVRLEQEVLLQCRPPEGMPAAEVDWLKNEDIIDPSQDSNFLITIDHDLIIKQARLSDTANYTCVARNVVARRRSSTATLIVYVDGGWTEWAKWSACGTECTHWRSRECQAPPPINGGKHCSGSMMESKNCTEGLCARNKKVSIEHASHPLSPGMGVAVYTGLVVALLLTVVMALGVGVLAYRRRCRHLHGDITDSSSALTAAFHPGNYKAPRQDNPLHPSAPPDLTATAGAFRGPLFSLPQGINDSPHKIPMTTSPLLDPLPSLKIKVYNSSTLSSVELPADMGVGDGEILSLKSVGTVGREREFHSHTLSREPGLSTSATLGHLGGRLTIPNTGVSLLVPPGTIPQGKFYEMYLIINKWDKTTLPSEGSQTVLSPVVSCGPSSMLLNRPVVLTLPHCAQLDTPTPDWTLTLKTQTHQGAWEEVLTVGEETLSSPCYLQLEEECCHVLMEQLGTYGLVGQSCPPRPACKRLQLALFAPRAPCLSLDYSLRIYCIHDTPHALKEVLDLERSLGGVLLEDPKSLFFKDSYHNLRLSIHDIPHNHWRSKLLAKYQEIPFYHIWSGSQRPLHCTFSLERASLAVSQLTCKICVRQVEGEGQIFQLHTDIQETLPPHSPLPSGSTCLPSSQVGPYAFRLPDSIRQKICASLDAPSARGCDWRLLARSLGFDRYLNYFATKPSPTGVLLDLWEACHQGDADLVSLATALEEMGKSEVLVVMTTDGDC from the exons agaACAGTGACTACAGTGAAGCAGAGGTTCTGCCCGACTCCTTCCCATCAGCTCCAGCGGAGCCCCTGCCGGAGTTCCTGCTGGAACCCGAAGACGCCTTCATCGTGAAGAACCGTCCGGTCCAGCTGCGCTGCCGGGCGTCGCCGGCCACCCAGATCTACTTCAAATGTAACGGCGAGTGGGTCAATCAGAACGACCACGTCACCAGGGAGAGCCTGGACCAGCTCACAG GTCTGGTGGTGAGGGAAGTGGACATCTCCGTGTCGCGGACCCAGGTGGAGGAGCTGTTCGGCCTGGAGGACTACTGGTGCCAGTGTGTGGCCTGGAGCTCGGCTGGCACCACCAAAAGCAACCGTGCCTACGTTCGCATTGCAT ACCTGAGGAAGAACTTCGAGCAGGAGCCCCTCGGGAGGGAAGTGCGGCTGGAGCAGGAGGTGCTGCTGCAGTGTCGGCCCCCGGAGGGCATGCCTGCTGCGGAG GTGGACTGGCTGAAGAACGAGGATATCATTGATCCGTCACAGGATTCCAATTTCCTGATCACTATTGATCACGACCTGATCATCAAACAGGCCAGACTCTCAGACACGGCAAACTACACGTGTGTGGCAAGAAATGTGGTGGCCAGACGGCGGAGCAGCACAGCCACTCTCATTGTTTATG TGGACGGAGGCTGGACAGAGTGGGCAAAGTGGTCCGCCTGTGGGACAGAGTGCACCCACTGGCGCAGTCGCGAGTGCCAAGCCCCACCGCCAATAAATGGAGGAAAGCACTGTAGCGGAAGCATGATGGAGAGCAAAAACTGCACTGAGGGCCTTTGTGCAAGaa ATAAAAAGGTCTCAATAGAACATGCGAGCCATC CGTTGTCTCCTGGTATGGGTGTAGCGGTGTACACAGGCCTGGTGGTAGCCTTGCTGCTGACGGTGGTCATGGCTCTTGGTGTGGGTGTGTTGGCGTATCGCCGCCGATGTCGCCATCTCCACGGAGACATCACAGACTCTTCATCTGCTCTTACTGCAGCGTTTCATCCTGGCAACTACAAGGCTCCCAGGCAGG ATAATCCTCTGCACCCCTCGGCTCCTCCGGATTTGACAGCGACAGCCGGTGCTTTCCGCGGACCGCTCTTCTCCCTGCCTCAGGGCATCAATGACAGCCCCCACAAAATCCCCATGACCACCTCCCCCCTGCTGGACCCGCTCCCCAGCCTCAAAATCAAGGTGTACAACTCGTCCACTCTGTCCTCCGTGGAGCTCCCGGCTGATATGGGTGTTGGCGACGGCGAAATCCTGAGCCTGAAGTCGGTGGGCACCGTGGGCCGAGAGCGAGAGTTTCACAGTCACACACTGTCCAGAGAGCCGGGGCTGAGCACCAGCGCCACGCTGGGACATCTGGGCGGACGGCTTACCATCCCCAACACGG GTGTGAGCCTGCTGGTCCCGCCTGGCACAATCCCTCAGGGGAAGTTCTACGAGATGTACCTCATTATTAACAAGTGGGACAAAACAAC GTTACCCTCAGAGGGGAGCCAGACTGTGCTAAGTCCCGTGGTGAGCTGTGGTCCATCAAGTATGCTGCTGAACCGTCCTGTTGTCCTGACGCTCCCCCACTGCGCTCAGCTGGACACGCCTACGCCCGACTGGACCCTCACGCTCAAAACGCAAACGCACCAGGGAGCATGGGAG GAGGTGCTGACAGTCGGGGAGGAGACTTTGTCATCTCCTTGCTacctgcagctggaggaggaatgCTGCCATGTCCTCATGGAGCAGCTGGGAACGTACGGCCTGGTGGGTCAGTCCTGCCCTCCACGGCCGGCCTGCAAACGCCTGCAGCTGGCTCTGTTCGCTCCCCGCGCACCATGCCTCTCCCTGGACTACAGCCTGCGTATCTACTGCATCCACGACACGCCACACGCTCTCAAG GAAGTTCTGGATCTGGAGAGGAGTCTGGGTGGAGTTTTACTAGAAGATCCGAAGTCGCTGTTCTTCAAAGACAGCTACCACAACCTCCGCCTGTCCATCCACGACATTCCTCACAACCACTGGAGGAGCAAACTTTTGGCCAAATACCAG GAGATCCCTTTCTATCACATTTGGAGTGGCAGCCAGAGACCTCTACACTGCACCTTCAGCCTGGAGCGAGCCAGCCTGGCCGTGTCGCAGCTCACCTGCAAGATCTGCGTCCGGCAGGTGGAAGGGGAGGGACAGATATTCCAGCTGCACACGGACATCCAGGAG ACTCTCCCACCTCACTCACCACTCCCGTCGGGAAGCACCTGCCTGCCTTCCTCTCAGGTGGGACCTTATGCCTTTCGCCTGCCCGACTCCATCCGACAGAAGATCTGCGCCAGCTTGGATGCTCCCAGCGCTCGAGGGTGCGACTGGAGACTTCTGGCTCGCAGTCTGGGCTTTGACAG GTATTTGAACTACTTCGCCACAAAGCCCAGCCCCACAGGTGTTCTGCTGGACTTGTGGGAAGCGTGTCACCAAGGTGACGCAGACCTGGTCTCTCTGGCGACGGCTCTGGAGGAGATGGGCAAAAGTGAAGTGCTGGTTGTCATGACAACAGATGGGGATTGTTGA